TCATCACACCTACTATCGAGCAAACAAGCCAAGTCAAAATTTATCAACATTGTGAATAAACCCATATATAATAAGTCAAGCAATTTTTTATGCTTATATTTTTACCTCAATATCTTTAGGCTTTGCTTTTGTGCGAGTCGTGACCAAACAACCCAGAAAAAGAGCAAAAACAACCCAGAAAAAGAGCAAAAACATCTTGTCGACTCAAAAATTTTGGGTACCAATTTTGGGTGGGTTTGCTGTCAACTCCAAATTGTACCAACGATGCACAATGCGGCATCATTCCGTGTCCTTATAAAACTTGCCGACACATTGTCACTTCGGCTAGCTAAGGCCtaagcataaaaataaaaataaaaaaaaataaaaaaaaaagggtacttCTGGAATGGTAGTACAACGTCGCGTGGAGGTACACATTCCACTCTTACTACCTTTGTCTTGGATTAGAAAGATCAAAGATCGCATAAAATAAGGCTGCTGCACTATAGGTGTACAAATCAAACAAAGTGCAGAAATACCTAATGCcttgaaaaaaaagttataatagAATAAACAAAGAGCCATAACCCATAAGTAATCCAtaatccataataataatataccaTATCACCATTACACCACTAATTAACAACGAAACtatccaacaacaaaaaaaaaaagatctaccACCCAAACACGGTCTCTCCCAAATTATAAACAGATCCACCACGGGGTCCCAagagttaaaataaaatctaaacaaaaaaacatattaaaattaaacaaaaaaaaaaatatccaggAAAGTATCACATGACTTTCCACGACTCGAGAGTGGGAAAGTTCGTGTACGTGTCAAaatcaaacccaccaccaaaacTACCAATACCGGGTCCATCAGAAACATGACCCAGATTCGATCCAAAAGAAAGTGGCCCACCCGACCCACCAAGTCCAGTTCCAGCTCCTCCAGCTAAAGCCGCAGCCGAGCTGGATCCCACCACTTGCTGCTGATGATGGTCCAGCAAAAACGCCGACGTATCGAGAGTCGGCAAGCAAgctccacctcctcctcctcctcctggTAACCGGTTACCGGGTCTCTGTGGCTCCGGCTTCAGTATAGGCACCATCGGAACCGGCGACGCGTTACCGAATCTCACGCCGGTAACCTGTTGCACCATCTGACGGAAATTCGCTGCGTCCGCCGTTATAAAAGTCGTCTGTGACCTCTTCGAAGCGCGAGATTTCCGCTTCGAAACCTTCCCTACACCTCCAGAAACCGGAATCGCGTTTCGCTGGCGTTTCGGTATTGGAGTATCGGGATCCGAACCGCCCGACAAGCCCGAAACTGTTGGAGTAGGCGATGTGGTCGTGTCGGACTTGATGAGATTTAGAAACGGAGATAGCGTATCGGTTGCCAAAGCCGCTGGATTCGCGCTCGAAATCGATTTCTGAAGAGCATCGGTGATCCATGAGTCTGCGAAAGAAGAGTGACGGAAATTCCAAGATTCAATACTCGCCATGTTGTCAGCCATTAATTACTTTCTCTAGAAATGTTTGAAAGCTTTTGAAagtaaacaataatttaaaacattattttttttggtttaaatatcGGCGAAGAAACTAATAAGTCTtcacaaaaacaagaagatgatgatgtgAGTTTAAGAAGAAAAGAGTTGGGAAGTAAAAGTGAGTTGATAGTTGAGATTAGgaaatgagagggaaagagaTGAAGGGGGAGAGGGTACATAAATAGGGCGGTGTGGAGCAAGAAACCGCGTTCTATTTGGGGGGACACGCGTCACTCTTTCCGTACAGGTTGTAAGCTAAGCAAAATGCTTAATAATACGTGGTACTGTAGACTATAGGCGCAGGGTAACTAACCATGGTTTGTATTTTTGGGTGTTTGACTGTTTGTGTTTGAAGTCACTTGAGAGAGAAAGGATAGGCTTGTGTACGGAGTGCTGATAGTTACCAGcccatacaaattttttttgtatttgtactgtattttatattttactttatgttttatcaattataatttgtaaatttcttcttttttttaactttggctattatataaggaaagtttaacaaaaatatagcAAGTTGTAATTTGTAGAACAtaaagtgaaaaacaaaaaatagtataGAAGATTTGTATTCGTTACCTCTATGTATATGTGTTATACAAACATTATTCATTGTGTGTGACATACAACACCACTTTGTTGTGTATACCAATATAATTAATCTTAATGTTGAGGGTGATTGGTTTAGTTGTCATGGGCTCACTTTTGAGGGTTTGAGAGATGGATGCCAAATATTCGAATCCAGCACTAGAAAGCGCTTGGAAAATAACTATATACTCTTAGCTCATACTTACTAGCATTCTCGATAGAACTGTCATTATGGTCACGCTCAAATAGAAGACGCCAACTCAAATCGTCCCTCTACTCACTTTTttccataaataaaatatataattctatataaatttgggaattttattttaaaatacaatttaacTACTTCACaattataactaaaattatatttaaaacatgattttacAAATAGGACAAAATTGATGTATAATACCTTAGATATTGCTtcttaggtttttcttttaaaattttgtcatatgactacttaacttaaaaatacacttctatttattattattttttttttaaagtcacaTACTTGAATCTTAAgacaaaaatctaaaaaacaatACCTAATTACTGTACTTAAATTTTACTATTACAAATAAGTGTACAGGAGTACGCAGGAAGAAAAGATTTAGCCTGTGTATAGGTGTCGGTTTTTTTGAGTTTGGATGGTTTGTTTCAACTTTATTTACTACGGACTACGGAGTAGTAGGGAGTagaataataatagtaatactGGTGTAGTTAACTGTTAAAGTATAAGTAAGTAGTAGCAGTAGCAGCTTGACGGTCAAGCCGCGTCGTTCGGCGTTCTCCTTTACGCGTAAGCTCGCTTCCCAATATCAGTCACTTTCTCCTTCCCCTCTCCTctctcaattattattattacaacattatcttttttgttctttttaaaaaccccgcttttttcaatttaaactcGCGCCGTTACTGTCACACCACTGCGGGTAAAGGATATTGATTCCCTCTTTTTACACGACAATAGCCAATAGGGATGCccatcaaagaaagaaaaaaaaaatggccaatGGGAATgctttacatttttatttttattttttgggtttttactttttactagACAATGAATTGCCTACATAGGCTACATTAGCTAAAGGTTGTTTCATTATTTTGGACATAGGAGGcggttaaaaatattaaatgaaaaaaaaaatgtagtgtAGTATTTGAAAATCTGTATTTCTCTTTGTCTAAATAAAATTGAGTAGTTCTATTTCTATACttctatccaaaaaataaaattgaacagTCACTTTATGAATGACATAAGAACTTTTAAGAGGAGAAAAATGCTGctcaaaaagagaaaagtggcacaaataaaaagataaaatttatgatGTCATAAACATTCAAATTTGCTCTAATTAAGTTATAAatcattaaatatatttaatgcTATATGAAAAATTAAGAGTACATTTGATAACGTTGttctattaatatttttttttattttttaaaaatacgtgtgagtgaaaaaatgtataaaaatacatgtaatgttgcttaaacataaaaaattgttgtttaaacaacggtAACAAATGAACtctaattttcatttatatggCTATTTAACCAGATAACCTTACAAATAATTTAAGGTTACATTCCGTAAATGTTTTAAGACTAATTCAATATTTCTGTAAATGAGTTGAATTAAGTATTAAAAACACGTTTGCACTTATTACCCTATTCGGATTCTAAATACTGATCACATTTGCACTTATGCATAacacttaaaagttaaaacaaataaCCCAATGGTAAGTCTCTATTTGTACcatgaatttcaaaatttgttagATTTTCCATCTGTGGTCATTACTTCAACAATTAAAAAGCATACGGAGAATATGATAAAATTGCCCAAATGAACCAATGactgtttcttttattttctagtAATTGAACATTCTTGGCAACTATTTCCCTTGTGAGGGTACTTGTTTACTTCAAAGCTCTTTGATATGCTTTCCTTTCATAGAGCACAGGAGTGAGCTTTTTAACTTCCCTCGCATTCCTGAAAAgaccatgtttgttgcttcttcttcttcttcttcttcctcctatGATAGGGACATTTTGATTATACACGTATCTAGTACTAGTTTACTGTTATCTTTTTCCTCTAAGGAAGTCTCTATTGCCAACTTTACA
This genomic stretch from Castanea sativa cultivar Marrone di Chiusa Pesio chromosome 9, ASM4071231v1 harbors:
- the LOC142610676 gene encoding calmodulin-binding protein 25-like, yielding MADNMASIESWNFRHSSFADSWITDALQKSISSANPAALATDTLSPFLNLIKSDTTTSPTPTVSGLSGGSDPDTPIPKRQRNAIPVSGGVGKVSKRKSRASKRSQTTFITADAANFRQMVQQVTGVRFGNASPVPMVPILKPEPQRPGNRLPGGGGGGGACLPTLDTSAFLLDHHQQQVVGSSSAAALAGGAGTGLGGSGGPLSFGSNLGHVSDGPGIGSFGGGFDFDTYTNFPTLESWKVM